Part of the bacterium genome is shown below.
TCAACAGCCATCCGCGCCGCAACCGTACCCAAACGAAAGCCGCCCGGTGAGGGGCGGCTTTGACTATCGGATCATTCACCCGCTGAACGATGTGCCCGGACAGTATCAGGCCTGGAGGGTGCCGGCCCCGCCTGAACGCCTGCCCTGGCTCGTTCGCACCCGGGCGCCGATCCTTTCCCCGGAGGGGATCAGGAGACGACCAGAGCGTTACCCAGGGCCATCTCGGCCGGGCGGAACACCGGCGTGGGTGCACCGGCGGCCATCAGGCGCTGACGGTTTTTCAGCACTATCGGGTGACGGGTGGTATACGACCCGTCCATCAGCACGATCTGCTTGCCCAGGTAGTTCTCGGTGTTGATCACCAGCGGACCCTGCAGGTTGGCGGTCATGCTGAACGGCTCCCGCACTATCGAGATGATGACGCAGGTTATGAGCCGGGACTGGTCCCGGGCCGCCAGGACCGACAGCTCCTCTTTACGCACCGGGACTTTGTAGTCCGGGAAGAAAAGCTGCGGGTCGCAGATGACGAAGGCCAGCTTGGGGTCCTCCGCCGAGTGCAGCCAGAAGAACGGCAGGTTCTTCTGGTTGTTGTAGATGAAAAACTTCTTGCAGTTGGCGAACCCGAGCAGGCCTTCCGGGAAGAAGATGATCTCCTTCTCGTCGACCGTCAGGGTCCCGAATCTGGTAGTGTTGATTTTCAAGGCACCCTCCATGTATGAGACAAGTTATTACGGTTAGTTTTCCCTTGCGATGCCGCCAGGCTCTACAGGTAGTCGAGCAGCGACGGCAGAATAATTCGTCCCGCGGCGGCCAGGGCCGCGTTGTAGGCGTTCTCCTGGGCGGCCAGCTGGCTGACCGCCTCGACAACGTCCAGGTCCTCGATCCCGGAGAGGATTTCCGTGTTGCGCAGGCTCGTATCCTGTCCGCGGTCGCTGGTGGTGCTCATCTGGTTCGAGCGCGCGCCGGTGGTGGTGCGCTGGTTCAGGATGCGGCTCAGGGCCTCGGTGAAAGTGGTCAGGGTCTTCTGGATATCCTCCTGGCTGTTCGTGTCCAGGGCGTTACGCAGGTAGTACAGGTTGCCCAGGATATCGGCCGAACCGTCGATTCCCATCAGCTTGGCGGTGGTGTCGAACACCGTTGTCCCGTCCTGGTTGGTCCGGTTGGTGCCGTCCGGGTTGGTCAGGGCGATATTCTTCACGGTCAGGGTGGTGCCTTTGACCCGGCTCTCGATAGTGATCCCGGTCCCGGACTTGTTGACCGAGGCCACCACGTTCACCAGCGAGGAGTTGAGCAGGGTCAGGACATCGCCCACGGTTTCGGCGTTGCTCAGGTCGATCACGGCGGTCTGGTCGCCATTGGCGATACTGATCTTGCCCGGGACGAAAGTGCCGCCCTGCAGAAGGCTCAGCTTGGTGGTCTCGCGGATCACCGGGTCGAGGGAGCGGCCGACGATCCGGTCGCTGCCGACCACGCTTATGCCGTTTATCCCCAGGTTTTTGGCCGCGCTGCCGCCTGCGATGTCCTCGACCTTGAGCAGGCCGTGCTGGGTGATGAAACCCACGGTCTTCAGGCTGCCGTCCGTCAGGCGGAAGCTGACCTGGTTGTTGTTGCTGTCGATCGATTCGATCACCCCGCTGATCTGCTGCTCCTCCGCGCCGGCGTCGGTGACCAGGTCGAGCGAGCGGGCCTGGAATTCACCGGTCACCAGCTCGCTGCCCACCATGTAGATGGATTGCCCGCTGAAAAGGTTCTGCACCGGCTGGAGCGAGACCACCTTGCGCAGCTCACCCTGTTGAGTGCGCATGAAGATTTCGCCTTTGTCCTTGTTCACGGTCTCGATCACTCCGCTCAGGACAGTTTCTCCATCGAGCGGCTTGGTGACCAGATCGGCGCTACGGGCGTAAAGGTTGCCTCCGTTGCCGGAGCTGAAAGCGTTCACCACCATGGCCTGGCCGACCTTTAGATCGCTGAAATCGGCCGTAAGGTTGCCGTTTGCGGTCACCTGGCTGATCGCAGTGTTGGCGGTGTTCATGTCGATCAGGGTCAGGCTGCGCTGGTCGTCCGAGATGCGCGCCATCACGTTGACCGATTTATCGCCCTGTGCGCCGTGGCTGTTGATCAGGTTGATCACGCCCTGAATCGAGTTGACGTGGCCGATGTCGATGTTGATCGAGTTGCCCAGCGAGTCGGTGATACGGATGAGGCCGCGCGAGACGCCCTCGCCGCTGTTCAGGTCCTTGAGCCGCGTCTCGCCTTCGATGGCCGCCAGCAGGTCGGTGCTGTCACCCAGCGGGGAGACCGGGTCGACCAGCACGTCCCGGCTGCCCTCGATGCCCAGCAGGTTGGCGCTGAAATTACCCTGGCCGTCCGAGATTTTCAGGGTGCGTCCGCCCACGAGGCTGGTCACCTCCACACCGGTGCCCAGGTCGTTGATCCGGGCTTTCAGGTCGAGTCCGGATTCGTTCAGGGTCTTGATCAGGCCGCCCACGGTGGAGACGCGGGTCAGGTCAACCAAGCCTTTGCGCGGTCCGTTCTCCACCACGATATTATCCAGGTTCAGCCCCTGGCCGCGGTTGAGCAGCGACAGGGGAGTGTCCGTGGTGATCTGCGGGTCGAGCGCCTCGCCGATGAATTTGCTCTCGAACACGCCCCCGGCCGGGGTGAGTATCCCCAGGTCGCGGGCGGTGTGGGTGCCCTCGCCGCTTTCCTCGATCCGGATCGGGCCGCGGCTTCCCACCGGGCTGCCGTCCTGGATCAGCATGCCGTTGCCGCCGGTGTTGATTTCGGCGCGCAGGTTGGTGCCGGACTGGTTGATAAGCTGGCGGACATCCGCCAGGGTCTCGGCCTGCGACAGGTCGATAACGGAGGTGTTGCCGGCCCGGTCGATCAGCTTGATCCGGCCGAGTTCCACGCCGGCGCCCAGGTGAAGGTTTTCCAGGTTGGTGGTCAGGTCGAGGGGGTTGAGGTCCCGGCCGTTGATCGTCCCGTCGCCGTCCGTGTCCTCGCCCATGATCCCGAGCTGAAGGGCCACCTGGCCGACCCCGTATTCCTCGATCTTGAGGCTGGCCCCCGGCTCGAAATCGTTGGGCGAGGTGGTGTCCTTGATGATCAGGGTTTGCGTAGTCTCGTCCAACTGGGCGCTGATGGCGAGCCTGCGCCCGTTCTTGTCCATGGCGCTGTTGATCTTGTAAGCCGCATCGCCCAGGGTCTTGACATCGCGCAGGTCAACGGTGGAGACCTGGCCGCCCCGGGTGCTGATCTTGATGAACCCCTGGTCCACGCCGGAACCGTTGTTCATCTCGGTCAGGTTGCGGTACTCCAGGGGGATCGAGCGCTCGACATAGGCGTTCAGGTTGGCGTGCCCGCCCAGGTTGTCCACCGCGGTGGGCAGCAGGAGCGATCCCGGAATGTTGGTGCTCAGCGTGGTGCCGCTTTCGATCTCGATCTCCATCTCGCCCGAGTCGCCGGTGTAGCTCACCCCGTTGTCGGTCTGGAGGAAAGGCGTGTCCAGGGTCCGGTTGCCGGCAAAGATGTAGCGGTTTCCGATACGAGTGTTGAGCAGGTCGACGAACTGGTTGAGCAGGGCGTTGATTTCCTTTGAGACCGCGGCCCGCGTGTTGGAGTCGGCGGTGACGTTGGCCTGGCCGATCGCCAGCTCCTGGGCGCGCAGCAGGATTTTGTTCATGTCGTTGAGCACGTTGTCGGTCGTGTTGAGCTGGGTCTCGCCCTGGTCGATGTTGCGCAGTAACTGCTGGGTTTCGGACAGACCGGCGCGCAGACGGATGGCCGAGGCGGTCCCCACCGGGTCGTCGGACGGGCTGGACAGCCGCTTGCCGCTCGAAAGCTTGGACTGAATGTCCATCAGCTTTTCGACGCTGCGGTTCAGGTTGTTCATTATCGTGTTGTTCAGCAGGTTCTGTGTCACCCGGAAACTCATGTCATCCGCCCTGAATCTGTGTTTCAGTCTGCGTGTGAACCCGTTGAGCTGCGTTCGATTCCGGCGTGCATAAACTGCGCCAGACGGTCGAGATCAAAATCCGAGGCCAGGCTGGCCCTCAGGTTCTCGCTCTGTATCTTCTCGTAAATCTCGAGACGGTGTATCGGGACATCCTTGGGCGCCGCGACCCCGATCTTGACCTGTCGGCCCTGGATCTCAATCAGCGTCACCCGGATGTCATCACCGATCGCGATGCTCTCTCCCAACTTCCTTGTCAGAATAAGCATGTATCATCCTTGATATGAGAGGATCGGCATTTAGTCCGTTGTCGGTTCCCGGCCGGTTTTCCCCGGCCTGTCCAGCCTTGCGCCTCCTTTACTCCCCGCTGGGGATTATCAATACTTTCCGAGGTTGATCACTATATCCATCATCTCATTGACCGTGGTGAGTATCCGCGCGTTGGCCCCGAACGCTTTCTGGAACACGACCAGGTTGGTCAGCTCCTCGTCCAGGTTGACCCCGGAGAGCGATTCGCGGGTGTTTTGCAGGTGCTCGGTAAGTTTTTCCTGGTTGTCCAGACGCTCCTTGACGCTGACTGTCTCCAGGCCGAACGTGCTGATCATGCCCCCGAGGTAATCCTCGAAGGTGAAGGTGTTGTTGTTCAGCACGCGGGTGTTGCGCAGTTGGGCTATGGCCAGGGAGTTGCTGTTGTCGCCCGGCTCGCCGTTGGAAGAGGCGGCGATGTTGCCCGGGTCGTTCTCGATGTCGAAGCTGAGCTGGATCGAGGCCGCGTCATCCCCGTCGAAAAAGTTGATCCCGGTCGGCGGGGTCTCACGGCTGCCCTGAAGGCCGTAACCCTTGCGGTGGATGGTGTTGACATTGTCGATGATCGATTTGGCCAGCTCGTCGAGCTTGCCCTGAAGTTCGGGCACGATGCGGTCGCGCACCTCGATCAGGCCGTTCAGCTCGCCCGAGCTGAACTTCATCTCGACGTTGTTGGTCGGATTGAGGACACGCACCTTTTCGGTCCCGTTGATATTTTCCGCCTCGGTCTTGAGCTTGAGCACCTCGCTCTGGACCACAAAGGCCTGGCCGTTGATCG
Proteins encoded:
- a CDS encoding flagellar assembly protein FliW, whose product is MKINTTRFGTLTVDEKEIIFFPEGLLGFANCKKFFIYNNQKNLPFFWLHSAEDPKLAFVICDPQLFFPDYKVPVRKEELSVLAARDQSRLITCVIISIVREPFSMTANLQGPLVINTENYLGKQIVLMDGSYTTRHPIVLKNRQRLMAAGAPTPVFRPAEMALGNALVVS
- the flgL gene encoding flagellar hook-associated protein FlgL, yielding MSFRVTQNLLNNTIMNNLNRSVEKLMDIQSKLSSGKRLSSPSDDPVGTASAIRLRAGLSETQQLLRNIDQGETQLNTTDNVLNDMNKILLRAQELAIGQANVTADSNTRAAVSKEINALLNQFVDLLNTRIGNRYIFAGNRTLDTPFLQTDNGVSYTGDSGEMEIEIESGTTLSTNIPGSLLLPTAVDNLGGHANLNAYVERSIPLEYRNLTEMNNGSGVDQGFIKISTRGGQVSTVDLRDVKTLGDAAYKINSAMDKNGRRLAISAQLDETTQTLIIKDTTSPNDFEPGASLKIEEYGVGQVALQLGIMGEDTDGDGTINGRDLNPLDLTTNLENLHLGAGVELGRIKLIDRAGNTSVIDLSQAETLADVRQLINQSGTNLRAEINTGGNGMLIQDGSPVGSRGPIRIEESGEGTHTARDLGILTPAGGVFESKFIGEALDPQITTDTPLSLLNRGQGLNLDNIVVENGPRKGLVDLTRVSTVGGLIKTLNESGLDLKARINDLGTGVEVTSLVGGRTLKISDGQGNFSANLLGIEGSRDVLVDPVSPLGDSTDLLAAIEGETRLKDLNSGEGVSRGLIRITDSLGNSINIDIGHVNSIQGVINLINSHGAQGDKSVNVMARISDDQRSLTLIDMNTANTAISQVTANGNLTADFSDLKVGQAMVVNAFSSGNGGNLYARSADLVTKPLDGETVLSGVIETVNKDKGEIFMRTQQGELRKVVSLQPVQNLFSGQSIYMVGSELVTGEFQARSLDLVTDAGAEEQQISGVIESIDSNNNQVSFRLTDGSLKTVGFITQHGLLKVEDIAGGSAAKNLGINGISVVGSDRIVGRSLDPVIRETTKLSLLQGGTFVPGKISIANGDQTAVIDLSNAETVGDVLTLLNSSLVNVVASVNKSGTGITIESRVKGTTLTVKNIALTNPDGTNRTNQDGTTVFDTTAKLMGIDGSADILGNLYYLRNALDTNSQEDIQKTLTTFTEALSRILNQRTTTGARSNQMSTTSDRGQDTSLRNTEILSGIEDLDVVEAVSQLAAQENAYNAALAAAGRIILPSLLDYL
- the csrA gene encoding carbon storage regulator CsrA, which gives rise to MLILTRKLGESIAIGDDIRVTLIEIQGRQVKIGVAAPKDVPIHRLEIYEKIQSENLRASLASDFDLDRLAQFMHAGIERSSTGSHAD
- the flgK gene encoding flagellar hook-associated protein FlgK → MPTINNAMYIGLSGLKASQMGLNVAGQNIANVNTEGYTRQKIVLEANRPIIINKGVFGTGVNLAEVSRTRDAFIDRQFRNENALQGDLDKQAQSLELIEGVINEPSDTGLSNAIKNFFNSLQDLSTNPESSSVRTTVREQGRALARMFNQVHSQLDKIKDNKNFEIIDDVAEVNSILERVASLNVEIGKTEALGRQANDLRDSRDLLLDKLSGLVDMTTSEDPNNGSVVVSINGQAFVVQSEVLKLKTEAENINGTEKVRVLNPTNNVEMKFSSGELNGLIEVRDRIVPELQGKLDELAKSIIDNVNTIHRKGYGLQGSRETPPTGINFFDGDDAASIQLSFDIENDPGNIAASSNGEPGDNSNSLAIAQLRNTRVLNNNTFTFEDYLGGMISTFGLETVSVKERLDNQEKLTEHLQNTRESLSGVNLDEELTNLVVFQKAFGANARILTTVNEMMDIVINLGKY